AAAAAACTGTCAGGTGATCTCAACCTGTCTTTGAGACCTTTTTCTTTGACTTTAAAACTTAAAGGAAAAAATAAGGATCTATCCTTCACAAAAGATTATCTTAAAAGCATTGTTCCGCCGATATTTAGTCAGATCACTCCGAAGCATGTAACAGGTGGTATTACAGTATTTGTCCAGAAAAAAAACTGGAAGATTGATTTTGACCTGAAGAAAGGTTCTGCAGTTGTGGATAAGGCAGGAGATACTCTGGATTTTTCGGCTGTTGGATCTATTTCAAACAGTAAAAAGTTGTTAAAAGTAGATTTTCATAAAGATAATTTCAGGTTCAGAAAAGATTATATCTTAAAAAAAATTGAAGGAGATATCTATCTTTCAAACGAAAAGTTAAATCTTAAAATAAATGGAAAAGGTTTTAATCTGCTTGATGAGATGCTTTTTACAGGTGAGGCTGTTTATTATCTGGATAAAAAAAATATATATGGGAGTTTTTCTCTTTTTACACGGAAGGGAGATTTTACAAACGATCTTAAAACAAAGTTTTCAGGAAAGCTTAAAAATATTACAGGAAACCTTTTTGAGACAGGTAAACTGAAAAACAGGAAGGTTGTGGAAACAAAAGTAGATTATTCCCTCTCCATTTTGCAGGATAATCTGAAAGCATCTGTAAGATCAGACAGATTTAGGATAGTTTTACCTGAAAAGTTTCAGGTTCAGTTTTATGACATAAAAGGTAATATCAGTATTCCTTATAAAGACCCCTTCATGTCCACAGGAAATTTGAGAATTTCCAAATTTACTACCTCCAAAAACTATATTTACTTCTTTGATTCATCACCTGTTGAGCTGTCTTTGAAAAACAGTGTAATTACAGGAAAAAAGGTTGATTTTACAGGGATAATTCGTGGGAAAATAAACAGACTTGAATACAACATTAAGCAAAACAGTCTTATCATGTCTTCAGATGGTTTTATTGACAGAAATCTGCTTTCTATCGTTATTAAATACATAAATACTTCTGGAGACCTTGAGTACTCCTTTGATTTTGATGGGAAGCTTAAAGATTTTGAAAAAAATTTCAGGCTAAAAATATTTTCAGAAGATCTTGGTCTGAGGACGGCCTACAGTATAGGGATTATACAGCTGAAAAAATTTCTTCTTGATGTGGAAAAGGGAAATGTAGATTTTAAGCTTTCAGGAAGTTCTCCTGATGTGATTTTAGGTGAAAGTGCTGTAAATATAACAGGAAGGGGAAATCTACAAAAGAAATTTGTGTATCTGGAGGGTTTCACAAGATTTTTTCCTATTAAGTATATGAACATTTTTCAGGGAAATCTTAATTCTTCCATAAAAATAAAAACCATAGCAGGAAAAGGCAGGACAAAAACAGATATAAACGGAAAAATCTCCCTATCAGGTAGGGTCAAGCTTGAGAAGGATTTAAACCAGATCCTCTCCCTTAGGAAAAACAGGATAAAAAAAGAATACAAAAATGAAAATCTAAAAGATATAAACCTTAATATTTATGCAGAGAGTTACATTCCTATCTATCTTTATGGAAAGTGGGGTAAGGCGTATTCTGAATTTAATCTTAAAATAAAAGGAACAGCTGAAAAACCACTAATTGATGGGGATATAAGTATAATATACGGGGAGATATACTTTTTGAGAAATAGGTATAATATAGATTTTGCAAACATAAAAATAATACAGAATGATCCGTATATTTCTGCGAGAATATCTACATCAATTGCAGATACATTCATTTTTATTGATCTTACAGGCTCCCTGTATAATCCGAGAATTAACTTTTCATCAAGTCCTCCAAAATCAAAAGATGAGATTTTATCAATTCTTCTGCTGAGGGATACCCCTTCAGCCCTTGAAAACATGCCTGTTTTCAAAACTGTAGGTAAAATTCTGTATACTTTTTTACCTTTTAAGCCGTCTGAAGAGAGGGGGCTTTTCAATACCGGATTTGAGATAAACATTCTGCCCCAGTACTCTCCAACAACAGGCATATCAGCTTCTGTTTATGCCAAAAGAAGTTTGACAAGAAGGATATTTGTTGCTCTTTCTAAGCCTATAGGTCAGTTAGAAGAAGAAAAAATCGGAGGGTGGTACGGAATAGGTTTAAAAATAAAAGAAAGGACATCTTTCCAGTATAAATTCTTTGAAACAGGAAATCAGGAATTTGATATTGTTTTTAATTTTCCTTTTGATTTTTGATTGTGTTTTTTTGCAAGATCCATAAAGTTTTTTAGCAGTTTTTTTCCATACTCTGTCAGGATGGATTCAGGATGGAACTGAACTCCCCATAGTGGGAGTTTTTTGTGCTGCACTGCCATTATTTCATCATCATCTTTTGTCCATGCTGTTATTTCAAGGTCTTCAGGAAGGCTTTTTTTGTCTATAACAAGGGAATGGTATCTTACAGCCTTAAAAGGAGAAGGTATGTCTTTAAACAGTCCTTTTCCTGTATGGTATATATCAGATGTTTTACCGTGCATGAGGCATTTTGCTTTTATAATCTTTCCTCCAAAAGCTGCACCTATCGACTGATGCCCCAGACATACGCCAAGGATAGGTAAACTGCCTGCGTAATGTTTTATCACCTGAACAGATATTCCTGCTTCGTTAGGTGTGCATGGTCCTGGAGATATAACAAGGGCGTCAACGTTGTAATCTTTTATCTGTTCAACTGTTAACTGGTCGTTTCTTTTAACAATGACATCTGCCCCTAATTCGTAAAAATACTGGACAATGTTGTATGTAAAAGAGTCGTAGTTATCTATCATAAGTATCTTCATTTTGTTTCCCTTAAGTTTTTTGATTTACCTTAGGTAATATATTGTATTACACAACGATTTCAATGGGAAAATTTTTCTATTGTCTGATCTATAGATAGGGGTTCTGAAAAGTAATATCCCTGTCCGTATTCAACACCTAACTCAATAAGAACTCTGTGTATCTTTTCATTTTCAACAAATTCAGCGATAGGAATTTTGCCGATATCTTTGCAAAATCTGACAAGATGTTTTGTTAGTTTGTAGTATTGCTGGTTGTAGGGTATTTTTTTGATTACAGAACCATCAACTTTTATATATTTTGCATCTATCTCTGTAAGATAATAAAAATCAACATAACCTGCCCCAAAATCATCAAGAACTATGTCGTACCCAAACTTTTTCAGTTTGTTAATATTCTTTTTCAGCGTGTTGTAGTTATGCACATCTTCTGTTTCAAGAACTTCAAGTTTTAATCTTTTTACAACATTGTTTTCAACATTGGTGAGCATACCTATTATGTCGTCATTCAAAAAGTCAGACGGCGACATATTCAGACTGAGGATTATATCAGGAAACTTTCTTAACACATCAAGGTTGTATTGCACTATCAATTTTGTGAATTTAAAGTAAAGAAATGTTCCTTTTATCAT
This DNA window, taken from Persephonella sp., encodes the following:
- a CDS encoding translocation/assembly module TamB domain-containing protein, translating into MKKTIINVLLALSILFLFLSLIILTGIFLWESRSVIAKNFGVQLKDNCKIRDTTLSCSYVKALSKDFKLDLKNFSLGFNLTNYIRRNQPFIDLKLEEGNIYIKTRKKKRKTEKSFLAYTYFLIYFVKSDIKKLNLKVDFPDGKRFSIKNFSFLNDFDTFFSYRPFFVNFDGISARIEKLKGIIAPDELIFEEILTYLNGNPLKIRGSLGYSGNFGFSGHFSGDDLTYREFSLKNFDVGFDISRFNGMLTGNVVYSVMTAYFRKISAEGLKGRIHFEGVEKLKGYTGLEIPKLKIGRLITEKIKSTGDFTYTLKDKRLELTASADAHSSQISRIKLENISSKFRIRYFKDIFLEGEAKSGKISAKYFYQNKKLLVETADFNVQNLLEAVSLLDEKTKYINGYGKGIVEIHKGKTALNFSFKDIDIYGLRFDVGKVRSEIDNRSLSGNYIFDLRTDTGFCFVSGGFNKNFVDGDITFDNINLRSFIFGKKFRFGGVVDGSGRFSGHLPVLSVDIKGSSEDFYYRSIHVKNYSYVFRYFGWDRKIFLSFKDPEKKLSGDLNLSLRPFSLTLKLKGKNKDLSFTKDYLKSIVPPIFSQITPKHVTGGITVFVQKKNWKIDFDLKKGSAVVDKAGDTLDFSAVGSISNSKKLLKVDFHKDNFRFRKDYILKKIEGDIYLSNEKLNLKINGKGFNLLDEMLFTGEAVYYLDKKNIYGSFSLFTRKGDFTNDLKTKFSGKLKNITGNLFETGKLKNRKVVETKVDYSLSILQDNLKASVRSDRFRIVLPEKFQVQFYDIKGNISIPYKDPFMSTGNLRISKFTTSKNYIYFFDSSPVELSLKNSVITGKKVDFTGIIRGKINRLEYNIKQNSLIMSSDGFIDRNLLSIVIKYINTSGDLEYSFDFDGKLKDFEKNFRLKIFSEDLGLRTAYSIGIIQLKKFLLDVEKGNVDFKLSGSSPDVILGESAVNITGRGNLQKKFVYLEGFTRFFPIKYMNIFQGNLNSSIKIKTIAGKGRTKTDINGKISLSGRVKLEKDLNQILSLRKNRIKKEYKNENLKDINLNIYAESYIPIYLYGKWGKAYSEFNLKIKGTAEKPLIDGDISIIYGEIYFLRNRYNIDFANIKIIQNDPYISARISTSIADTFIFIDLTGSLYNPRINFSSSPPKSKDEILSILLLRDTPSALENMPVFKTVGKILYTFLPFKPSEERGLFNTGFEINILPQYSPTTGISASVYAKRSLTRRIFVALSKPIGQLEEEKIGGWYGIGLKIKERTSFQYKFFETGNQEFDIVFNFPFDF
- a CDS encoding aminodeoxychorismate/anthranilate synthase component II, yielding MKILMIDNYDSFTYNIVQYFYELGADVIVKRNDQLTVEQIKDYNVDALVISPGPCTPNEAGISVQVIKHYAGSLPILGVCLGHQSIGAAFGGKIIKAKCLMHGKTSDIYHTGKGLFKDIPSPFKAVRYHSLVIDKKSLPEDLEITAWTKDDDEIMAVQHKKLPLWGVQFHPESILTEYGKKLLKNFMDLAKKHNQKSKGKLKTISNS